One window from the genome of Gopherus evgoodei ecotype Sinaloan lineage chromosome 2, rGopEvg1_v1.p, whole genome shotgun sequence encodes:
- the TMEM127 gene encoding transmembrane protein 127 — protein MYTPGGSGLPGGRRRRGQSGGALPKQPERSLASALPGALSITALCTALAEPAWLRIHGGTCSRQELGVADVLGYLDPELLRDYCMNPQTVLLLRVIAAFCFLGIICSLSAFLLDVFGPKHPALKITRRYAFAHILTVLQCATVIGFCYWASELILAQQQQHKKYHGSQVYVTFAVSFYLVAGAGGASILATAANLLRHYPTEEEEQALELLSEMEENEPYPAEYEVINQFQPPPAYTP, from the exons ATGTACACCCCAGGTGGCTCTGGATTGCCTGGAGGGCGCAGGCGGAGAGGCCAGAGTGGAGGTGCCCTACCAAAGCAGCCAGAGAGGAGCCTGGCCTCTGCACTGCCCGGCGCCCTATCTATCACAGCCCTGTGCACTGCGCTGGCAGAGCCTGCCTGGCTACGGATTCACGGGGGGACCTGTTCCCGTCAGGAGCTGGGGGTGGCTGATGTACTTGGCTACCTTGATCCAGAATTGCTTAGAG ACTACTGCATGAATCCACAGACAGTCTTGTTACTCCGGGTCATTGCTGCTTTCTGTTTCCTTGGAATAATATGCAGCCTTTCAGCTTTCCTGCTAGATGTTTTTGGACCCAAGCATCCTGCGCTGAAGATCACTCGGCGCTATGCCTTTGCTCACATTCTCACAG TTTTGCAATGTGCCACTGTGATTGGATTCTGTTACTGGGCCTCGGAGCTGATTcttgcgcagcagcagcagcacaaaaagtACCATGGATCTCAGGTCTACGTCACCTTTGCTGTCAGCTTTTACCTGGTGGCGGGAGCTGGTGGAGCCTCCATCCTCGCTACTGCTGCCAACCTGCTGCGCCACTACCCAAccgaggaggaggagcaggcacTGGAGCTCCTATCTGAGATGGAGGAGAATGAACCTTACCCAGCGGAATACGAAGTGATCAACCAGTTCCAGCCACCTCCTGCTTATACGCCATAA